The proteins below come from a single Rhizobium etli CFN 42 genomic window:
- a CDS encoding LacI family DNA-binding transcriptional regulator codes for MEDSAGPKRSVTVADVAKAARVSKATAARVLGGYGVVSDKIKDQVMAAAAALEYRPNELARSMSTGRSGIIGIVVGDIENAFFSLAVRGISDAARLAGFDVIISNSGEKLEAEKSAVDLLIGKRVDGLIVTPARCDSIEHLRHVGRAGMPLVLFDRSIPELAVDAVTGDDREAAIAAARFMVEAGHRRLAYVSAMDPEGDGLTDLTRISNSAVRERVEGFVSVLTEAGLPSPLHYVRLGATDQAQTDAVMKRLLSDPSPPTAILASDSLVGLRVFKSLQSLGLSIPDDISMISFLDADWTSVTVPPITVVDQRVYEMGKLAGERLVARIEQIPLAVERLRVSTSLVIRSSVARIGR; via the coding sequence ATGGAAGATTCCGCTGGTCCGAAACGTTCAGTCACGGTCGCCGACGTCGCGAAGGCGGCACGGGTGTCGAAAGCGACGGCCGCCCGCGTGCTTGGAGGCTACGGCGTCGTCAGCGACAAGATCAAGGATCAGGTCATGGCGGCGGCGGCCGCACTCGAATACCGGCCGAACGAACTTGCGCGAAGCATGAGCACTGGCCGGTCCGGCATCATCGGGATCGTCGTCGGCGATATCGAAAATGCGTTCTTCAGTCTGGCAGTGCGCGGCATCAGCGATGCGGCTCGGCTCGCAGGCTTCGACGTGATCATTTCCAATTCGGGCGAGAAGCTCGAAGCGGAGAAATCAGCCGTCGACCTCCTGATCGGCAAGCGTGTCGATGGCTTGATTGTCACGCCCGCCCGCTGCGACAGCATCGAACATCTCCGGCATGTCGGCCGCGCCGGTATGCCGCTGGTCCTCTTCGACCGGAGTATCCCGGAGCTCGCTGTCGACGCCGTGACCGGCGATGATCGCGAGGCCGCCATCGCCGCCGCCCGGTTTATGGTCGAGGCGGGACATCGACGTCTCGCTTACGTCTCGGCCATGGACCCCGAAGGCGACGGCCTCACCGATCTCACGCGGATATCGAATTCTGCCGTGCGTGAACGCGTGGAGGGCTTCGTCAGCGTCCTGACGGAGGCAGGCTTGCCCAGTCCCCTTCACTATGTGCGGCTCGGTGCGACCGACCAAGCGCAGACGGACGCCGTGATGAAACGTCTGCTCTCGGACCCATCGCCGCCAACGGCGATCCTCGCATCGGATAGCCTGGTGGGGCTGCGCGTCTTCAAGTCGCTGCAATCACTCGGCCTCTCAATTCCCGACGATATCTCGATGATTTCCTTCCTGGATGCCGATTGGACAAGCGTTACCGTTCCCCCGATTACCGTCGTCGATCAGCGCGTTTACGAGATGGGCAAACTCGCCGGCGAGCGGCTCGTCGCCCGCATTGAACAGATCCCCCTTGCCGTTGAACGGCTGCGAGTCAGCACCAGCCTCGTCATACGCAGTTCGGTCGCAAGGATTGGCCGGTGA